cttaagatcatcagatacaatcaccccagatACCGCTCTTCTTTTGAACTTAGAATATCATCTCCAATAATATCTCTTCCTAAATACATAACTctttattttttagcattaaattttagctgccagaacctagaccattccttgatcTTCGCTAGATCCcacctcatattttccacactttCATGGCTATCTACCATGTTGCATTTTGGTATTGTTGCTAAGAAGACAAACATTTCCTGACAATCCTGCAccgtcactcacaaaaatgttgaaaagaactaggTCAAGGGCTGATCTTTGGGACACACTGATAGTGATATCCCCCTTGGCGTGAACTCCATTTTCTACTACCCTTTGGCACCTCCCATTCAACTATCCTACTCTAAGGCCCATACCAAGGGTACTCAATAtttctatataaatatataaaagactTGTGTCAATCGATCACACTGTCATATCTTGTCTGTGgccaatatgctctgtctgcaaagcactgTGGCAAACACACAGCACAGGTGCACATATAGAAGCTGTTATTGACCAGACATCCTGAGCAATGCCGAATAATGTTTGCTAATATATTCTCTGTCTATGAAGGCCTGTCACAGGGACAGGCAGGCCTTGGCACATgaacacaggcacacacaagctAGCACaagcacatgcacacaagcttgGGTAAGCACGCAAAAGTGCGCACAGgcacacatacgcacatataAGCTGTTATATTCCAAATTACCTGAGCAGTGCAGgcacttttcactattttaaaGTTGAAGTCgcctatgtggaactgtgtcaaaggccttagtaaaatccaagtacactacatcccttgatccaactctctggtctcccaatcaaagaaattgattaaatatgtctgacaagatttacctctggtaaaatcatgctgccttgcATCttacaatccattggattccattaatttgctcactacAGAGACCAGACTAATAGAtttatagttcccagcctcctccttccatttttatgaatagGACCCACATccacccatctccagtcctccagaactactccttaCTCTAAAGAAGCGTTGAATGGATCAACTTGCAGAGTTACTAGAACTTCTCTAAATTCCCTTAGTTTCCTTGGATGTATCCTATCCAGCCCCATCGTAGTTTCCTGTTGCGTTCTGTCACGAATAGGTCCATACATGGCATGTACAAATAGATAAGGCATCCACGCCATTGCCAAtttcaccaattcatccaccagttcacctagttaacagatcctccaaacccccctggttgaatagcttatactccccccagttaccccagacccttgaAACCCCTCAGGTATGTCtaggatttttgttttgtttttttaaacttacacctcgtCCTTAGCAGAGGTAAACTTACGTGGTAGGGGATCTGAGCACATGCCCAGGCATGTAAGTATATGTGTGCACCCCTTGGCCATGCTCTGAAATGCCCATGACCTGCCCAGGCcatgccacaccccttttttgaaaatttgtgagATGTGTGCACAGCGGGATATATGCAtctggaaggcttttaaaattcattgggTGCGAGTATGatttgtgcatgtatctcctgatttttttttggcactcaccaggcttttaaaatctacctctaaatgttcataaataatttACTAAGTTTAAATTCTATTCTAGTGTTTTCTATTTCAGTTTGATTCATGCATTTCTACAGAAGATTTTCAACCCATCTTACAACATAGTAAAAACACATGGTTGCAATAGAATAATATAAAACTAacacatctatttatttaaaaacttttgtatACTACCTATACAAATAAgagatctaagcggtttacaatgtGTAATGTACATAATCTTACAATGATAACGTACATAAACATGCTAAGATATGACAGATATTAACACATATactcattaaaagaaaaataaaataagtgaaacaggaaaataaaataaaacatcagcTTATACTTTTGTGTATAAGGTGACAGAGTACAGAtgggttttcaatttttttttaattctttagaaTTAGTTTATAGTCTGAGTTGTCGGacgggagttccataaggtaggaccaGCCACTGAGAATGCACACGTTCTTGTAATTTCTAATCTGGTGATTTTTATCATTGGGACTTGAAGGAGATATTCATCGGCAGAACGTAGGTGACACTAGGGTTGATACAGACTTAATGTGGTACATAACCAGAcagcagaggcattatgaattaAGTTGTGAATCAGTATTAAAATTTTGTAGTGAAAGACGAGACACCATACGCAAATTTTATAGGATGTGGACACCGCTAACTCAGTACATAGCACAGATGGAATAGCGTAACTGATAGTATGAGGAAGTGCTGAGAAATGGcaaggggaggggggtaggggggaTTACTAAGGAAGAGTGGGAAATGGCAATTTCACCTGAGGAAATGATAATACACTGGAACTTTATGTATTTTATACTTAGGAGGCAAAATAAAAGTTCTGTATTTGCTTATATGTTTTGTACTGCTGTTCTCATCTCTATTTAATCTACTGTTTGTAAGCTTTACAATATACtggataataaaatattttaaattaaaaaaaaaaaaaatttgtagtgAATATACTGtcgaattgggagccagtgaagtttggAGCAAGTAGGAGTAACATGTTCTCTGATTTTAGTGTTTGAGATAAGACGAGCAGGAGAGTTCTGAATTAATTGTAATGGTCATAATGTTGTGTCTGGTAGACCAATAtacagtgagttacagtaatctagtctGGAAAGGATGAGAGCCTATTATATCCCTGTCAAGATCCTCGTATGCTGACCTGTTGATGCTAGGATGGTTGGAAATGGACTCACAACATTGTGTATAACCAACTCAATCCTCAATTAACATATTAGATTTTAAGACACACAAATTCGAACTATTGATAATAAGCTCACGTAtaagtgaccatcatactaggcttcatcgtGTAGTGAAATACTTTGAGACTCAGCCTTATTCATAATCATCGGTCAATTGATGATTCTCAAAGGCTTAATAATATTGATGATTCTCAAGGGCTTAATAATATTGATGAGTCATCAATATTATTAAACCCATGAGAGAGGACGAACATCCATAACACGGTCCAGTGTTGTGgaatttattgtatttcactacacgatgaagcctagtatgatggtcacttaTACGTGAGCTTATTATCAATAGTTCGAATTTATGCGTCTTAAAACCTAATACGTTAATTGAGGATTGAGTTGGTTATACACAACGTTGTGAGCTTATTATATCCAACAGACTTTAGAACAGTATTACaagggttttaatcttttgaggaGATTTAATTTATAGAAGGATATTGTTACTATTTTTTATATGATTTGACATGAATAGTTTGGAGTCAATGATGACTCCTAAGGTTGCAGGCATGACTAGTAATGGGAATATTATGGTTATCAAAGTTGAGATGTGATGGGGATGACAGGGGGAATTGGGTATGGTTGATAAgtggattatttcagtttttgctgcattTAGTTTGTCGGTTGAGAGCAAGCCATGTTTTTGTAGTATTTAGGTAAAGGGTAATTAAGGAAAAGGTATGAGACCAGGAGGATGTGTAAGGTACAAGAAGTTGTATGTCGGCATAGATTTTGAAATCTATGCCTAGACCAGACAAAGTATAACAGAAGGGGaagtatgtaaatgttaaataacatGGCTGACAATGATGAAATTGTGTACCAGTCTGAATGATAACTGCCTAAATTGATTTGCTGAGGACGATTGGAAATAAGTGTTAAACCATTGAAGGACAGTATCTTTGATGAGAGTATATATATTGCAAATTAGTTAAGATTATTTTGTGATTtaaagtgtcaaaagctgctgtgaGATCAAGGAATATGATAATATAGTCTGTATTGGCATCAAAGCCTTGAATAATTGAATCAAATGAAGAGAGAAGCAGGGTTTCTGTGCAGTGTcttttacgaaaaccaaattgattaGAATGGAGAATATTGTTGTCAGAAATGTATTTGGTAAGTTGATTAAGAACAGTAGATTTCAGTGATTTTGGCGAGAGTAGTCAGAGAGGCTGTAGGACAGAGGTAAGTGATATCATCAAGagctgaagttttttttttttaggaatgggTAAAATCGAAGTTTGTTTTAACATACATCTGGAACATTTCCTACTAAGTGAAAGATTAACTAATTGCATTATAAATGGAGAAATATATTCTCGACTGGCCTTCAACAATTGACCTGAGCAGGGATTATAAGGTGAGTTCGAAATTTTTAGATTTGTAAGCAAATGTGATATAGATAATGAGTCAATTTCAGTAAAAGTAGACCAGGAACAAATTAAAGAAGGTAGATTTATTTTTGGAATGGGTACATGTGAGAATTTTGAagaaattttgtttattttattttgaaaatgattggcAATATTGTTCAAAAGGTATTTGATATGTTATTGTATACTAATGTTTTTTGAGAAGTCAAAGATTTTACAATATTGAATAAAGTATTGGGGTTACCACTGGCCATTTGTATTTTTTGTGCATAATAGGATTTTATTGCATTATCAAttgcttttttatatttttttagcaGCATAAAATAGGCGTTTTTATGCTCTGATGATGGATTTTTGCGCCGTCATTTAAGACATCATAACACTGTTTTCATTGTACGCAGAGTAGATGTAAACCATGCAGCTTTGGCTCTTGAGGAGATGAAGCATAGTTTTTTTTAGGTGCTACAGTATTTGTAACTTTTAAAATAGATAAGTTCCATGTATACTTGCTCCTataattttgctttatttcaaaatgtaaaaactagcactctgttatgttcttattatacacattgatttatttttgttcttcCTTCCTCTTGAGAGGATGTGGAATAGTATTTGTTCTTGTATGGGTTATTTAGAATTAGAAAAGCAATTAGTACAGCAAGCTAATGTTGAAGTTCCTTGTTTTCGGCATGGATTGATAGAGATGGTATGTTGTATTTTGTTACTGAttgtatttctatgtttttattatattgttttattgttgtaCCCTACCTAGAATACTTGGCGTTTGACAGGTAACATATTTGAATAAATAGTGGGCCATGCATGGATCTTCTCACATACCATAAACTTTAACATATAACTTGATAaggtaaaaaaatgattttgtacTTTATTTGAGGTGCAAGTCAAAACTACAGCAAGAAAAAAGTGTCCCAAATAGATCAATctgaaagagagaatgaaaagtactgtttgttttttgtccTTTAACAAATAGTGCTTGCATTATAATTGACTATAATATCTTTGTCGTTGGTTATCAAATAAGAGACTTGTTTTTGTGCTTCACAGATGGACCAGTCCTCTCCAACTTATATGCTTGCCAACTTGACCCATTTGCACTCTGAACAGCTTTTGCAGGGCCTGAACCTCCTCCGCCAACATCACGAGCTCTGTGACATTGTCCTTCGAGTTGGTGATGTTAAGATCCATGCCCACAAAGTGGTGCTTGCCAGCATCAGCCCTTATTTCAAAGCCATGTTCACGGGGAACCTTTCAGAAAAAGAGAACTCTGAGGTGGAGTTTCAGTGCGTCGATGAGGCTGCTTTGCAGGCCATTGTGGAGTATGCCTACACAGGAACTGTCTTCATCTCCCAGGACACAGTGGAATCCCTTCTTCCAGCCGCAAATCTGCTCCAGATCAAACTTGTATTGAAGGAATGTTGTACATTTCTTGAAAGCCAACTCGATCCTGGCAACTGCATTGGGATTTCTCGATTTGCAGAGACTTATGGCTGCCATGATCTATACTTGGCCGCCAACAAGTACATTTGCCAGAATTTTGAAGATGTCTGTCAGACTGAAGAGTTTTTTGAGTTGACGCATGCTGAATTAGATGAAATAGTTTCCAATGATTGTTTGAATGTTGTTACAGAAGAGGCTGTTTTTTATGCACTAGAATCTTGGATCAAGTATGATGTGCAGGAGAGACAGAAGTACCTGGCGCAGTTATTGCACTGTGTTCGGTTACCATTGCTAAGTGTCAAGTTTCTTACTAGGTTGTATGAAGCCAATCATCTTATTCGAGATGACCATAGTTGTAAACATTTGCTTAATGAAGCCCTAAAATACCATTTTATGCCTGAACATAGACTTTCCCATCAGACTGTGTTAATGACACGTCCTCGTTGTGCCCCGAAAGTACTTTGTGCAGTGGGAGGAAAAGCTGGACTCTTTGCTTGTTTGGAAAGGTAAGACGGCAGTAAAACCGTTCTGAAAATCAGATCGGTGTTTTATCATTTATTTCCTTTGTTTCCAAATCTTTCGTATTTTTAAATGGAGGTTGGGCACAGACCTAAGATGCAAAACTTTGCCACCATTTGTGTACAGTGCTTAAGCTAAAGAAAACTGTAGAAActatcctttttttctttccatttgttttgttttttgctgttttgtggtttgttttttttcaagattttatagTAGCAATAATGGTCCTGGCAGAGTTAATGTCATTCAGTTTTTACCTGAAGCCCTCCTATCTCAGGAAAAATTTCCTGTGACATGAATTATCACATCATAACAAAGCCTGTCTCCCACTCTTTGGCTTTTGGTGAGAAACTCTTGGCACAAGAATTTTAAAGATGACCCTAAAAACACaaactatgagaaaaaaaatacagtgaCTTTAACAATTCATAAGAACAAATTAAAGCTGAGACATTTACTTTTCATTTAAAACATGGAAATGTATATTCTCTTTTAATTTGATTTGTTTATCATTtggttttatttcttctttatgcAGTATATTGGCTTTTTTATTATCCTCCCTTTAACCAGCTGTTATGCAGTCATCAGCACACTGCTCTCCCCAAGACTTTTCCGGAGAGAGGCGGAGTGCCAGTACTCCAGTGGTTTCAGCAGAGACCTGGGAATCAGAACTCCCAGGGTTGAAGTCAGGGCTCTGTCTCTGACTCTCTGTGGGACCTTGTGTAAGTTGCTTTATGTCCCTGTGCCTTAGTTTACCCAGCTTTAATTAGATGATAGTAATAATATTGTTCTCTTACTGGTTGTCCCTTTGGAAGTTGTCCTGCAATGCGCTCGCACTTTAAACAATCCTCACTAGAGAAGGTTCCATGCATATCTCTGAAATATTGTGATCTTTAAAGTTTGTTGGGTCTTTGTTTGGAAAGAATCATATAAAAGCACATTATTTTTGGGCCTTCCATATTGTTCTTTTGTCCACCATTAAGGTTTCTAGAAAGTACTCtgcctctgattttttttttctccagtaaCTGCTACATGAACATCCCAAATAAAAATAGCTAATAGTATCCTTGATATTAACGATTTGTTTACCATTTTTATCCATTTACATTATCAGCTTTTAGGCAGGAAGTTTCCCCTCCAGCATGTTTTAACCATGTATTTGCTTTGATAATATAAATTGGTGTTGTTTAGCTCCATGTAGACTGTCAGCTAAATAAAATTCTAATTACTGTTGGTACAGAACTATAGAACCTCTTATTAGGTGTTCTACAGAAATTGCAGGAAAACACTTTACACTGATGCAGATCTGTCATGTCCTTTTTCAACTTGGGCATAAAAACACTTCATTGCCAGAAATATATGTAAAATAAGCACTTATATCAACTGTATCACACGCAGCAAAATGGGTCTGTTTCCATATCCATGTCCACATAAGCAcatgtttttccttattttatgtgtTGAAAACTGAAAAACGCAAAGAAAAAACATGGCAAGGGCATATACAGACATATACTTCATTTCCATGTTGACaagaagggctgaattagccatgacatgtgggtgatatcatctgacAGCACTGGATGGATCCTTCTctcttagctcatagagcttttgctctgctgaacatgtgcaggagttcctgtgtggatgctgccttgtgagccttttggtattttttttatttgagttcCTGCACAGACATGTATCCTTTCTCTCtactttaggttttttttcctaACTTGTCTAGTTTTCTGATTTTTACTTTCCAATATTATAAGTAGGACTTtccttgctgcctcagcagcactTTTCAGTTAAACAAGTCAGGTTCCAACTATGCCATTCTCTCTGGCTTCAAGGACCACATGTACTGCAGAAAAATGTCTTATCACAGAAGGCCATGACATTGGTTATCAAAGTCTGGGGCCAGACCATGATGCACCTAAGTGTTACCGTTGTAACCGGATGTTGCCAAGGACTCGGAGCCTGGAATATGGAGGAGTTATGCAGGTTGGTGAAGAGCTGCAGGTGATCCTCCTCCCAGAGTGGAGCCTCCTCGAGCTCCCTTATTTCCGAGTTGATCAGGAGCTCCTTGAGCAAGGCTCCCCCTTCAATGTCTGAGCCTACTACCTCAGTGGGGTTAAGCAAGGCATGGAAGCGTTGACAGGAATATTTGGGCCCCACAGGGTCGGGGAGGCATAAGAAGTGCCAAATGTTGGAGCTGGCAGTGCAGTCAGTGACGTCTAAGCTGAGGTTGGGCTCCACTCTGACACTCCTGGCTTCATAGATGCATTGAGCCCTAGCATCATTGGCGCACCACAGCTCAGTACCAATGACACATCTGGACCCAGAGCCCTCAATACGTGTCTTAAACCTCTTGATGCACCAGGCCTCTGCACAGGAGCCGTTAACACTGTCAAAGAAGCACATGGTGCCACTGGTTTCCATGCACACTTTGATTCAGTTACTCCAAGAAGGGACCATCTCTTGGAGTCCAGTGGGAGCTTCTCAGTAGGAAGAGCCTATGCTGGTTTCAGAAGATGTTCTTCCCCCAACTCTTGGTCAAAGGACACAGAAGCCCATAGACCAAGTAGCAGAGTTTGTGAAGACTTTCTCTTCCTCGCTGGCAACTAGGGAGAAATTAGGGTactcttcaacctctcctgtcCAGAGTGTCAGATTTCTCCAAGGGGAGTCCTCTCACCTCTATGCCAAGGGAGGTCCCATTGGAGATCCCAAGGGTGGAATCTAGTCCCTGCCATTTTGTCACTGCAGAGTTGAGTCAGTTGGAGgacatccccctccccttccccccagaaATAATCCCCTTAGATAACCAAGGACCCCACCCTAATTGCCTGCATCATCATTGTCCTGGGTTAGTGTTTTTTCACCCCTCtaatcagaggaaggattgatgGGGATATCCTCTGACCCTCTATCTGGTCTTCCAGAGCATTTTTCACCACCAGAAGACTTCTCTTATTCCAAGTTCTTGGATAAGTTGGAGAAAGAGCCTGAGAATCAGCATTCATAAGGACAAGGACCCCCATGGTGAGATTTTCTGTCTTCTCCAGATCCTGGAAACTCCAGCTGAACCTGCAGCAATCCCAGTACACTTGATACTATGGGATTTGCAAACAAGAATGTGGAAAAACCCAGCGTCCTGCCTTTTCAGTAGCCAAGAAACTGGACCTTGAGTACAGAGTTCAACAAACCTCAGGATTTGTGGTAATTCTCCTGTTATACCAACTGGTTGTAGTGGAGTCAGCGCTGAAAAATGCAAAGACCACCATGTTCTTCAATCCTTACCAGGCAAATATCCTAAGCTGCTGGACAACTTTGGAGAAAAAAGGTTTTTCAGACCTAGATGCTTAATTGCCTACATAGTGGCCCACCAGTTTTATATGGTGCATTACTTACATAACTGCATCAAGAAACTGAAGCCGCTGCTAGGGTTGGGGGAAGGAGACTAGTCAGGGTATCCACAGATTCTTCAAGATGTAAAGGATAGCGAACGTCATCCCCTTTGCTCGCTATACGAATCATATGACGCAGCAGCCGTTGGAGTATGATGAATGGCATGGTTGAGGGCTAGTAGTCTGTGGGAAGATGTGCACTTAGCTCTGgcaggtggtggagtggattaaaaactggttgactgacaggagaagacgtgtaatggtaaatggaaccttctctgaagaaagAGAACAGTGTtaggtggagtgcctcagggatcagttttgagaccagttctattcaatatctttgaaGTGACGttgtgaaagggatagaaggtaaagtttgtctatttgcagatgatactaagatcttcaaCAGTGGATACActtgaaagagtagagagaatgaaaagtgatttaagaaagcttgaagagtgggcaaagatttggcagctgggctttagtgccaagaagtgcaaagtcaggctgtatgtgatgggggtgaaaggactgactgggagagggactgtatgtgatgggggtgaaaggacagactgggagagggaccttggagtaatagtgtctggtaatgtgacaaggcgataactaaagccagaagaatgatgtgccgaatagagagaggaatatcctTGATGATGCTTCATccgaagtactgtgttcagttctggagcccatatctcagaaaggatatagacaggatggaggtggtccagagaagggcgactaaaatgatgggatctgtatcagaagacgtatgaagaaaggctaaaggatttgactatgtataccctggaagagaggaggtaaagGGAGGTATTATACAGACCTTCAAACATAGGAataaaaggcacagctctcagt
This genomic interval from Rhinatrema bivittatum chromosome 4, aRhiBiv1.1, whole genome shotgun sequence contains the following:
- the KLHL28 gene encoding kelch-like protein 28 isoform X2, whose translation is MDQSSPTYMLANLTHLHSEQLLQGLNLLRQHHELCDIVLRVGDVKIHAHKVVLASISPYFKAMFTGNLSEKENSEVEFQCVDEAALQAIVEYAYTGTVFISQDTVESLLPAANLLQIKLVLKECCTFLESQLDPGNCIGISRFAETYGCHDLYLAANKYICQNFEDVCQTEEFFELTHAELDEIVSNDCLNVVTEEAVFYALESWIKYDVQERQKYLAQLLHCVRLPLLSVKFLTRLYEANHLIRDDHSCKHLLNEALKYHFMPEHRLSHQTVLMTRPRCAPKVLCAVGGKAGLFACLESVEMYFPQNDSWIGLAPLGIPRYEFGICVLDQKVYVVGGIATHMRQGINHRKHENSVENWDPDTNTWTPVERMNESRSTLGVVVLAGELYALGGYDGQSYLQSVEKYIPKVKEWQPVAPMIKTRSCFAAAVLDGMIYAIGGYGPAHMNSVERYDPSKDSWGMVASMADKRINFGVGVMLGFIFVVGGHNGVSHLSSIERYDPHQNQWTVCRPMKEPRTGVGAAIIDNYLYVVGGHSGSSYLNTVQKYDPISDTWLDSAGMIYCRCNFGLTAL
- the KLHL28 gene encoding kelch-like protein 28 isoform X1; the encoded protein is MEKYILDWPSTIDLSRDYKMDQSSPTYMLANLTHLHSEQLLQGLNLLRQHHELCDIVLRVGDVKIHAHKVVLASISPYFKAMFTGNLSEKENSEVEFQCVDEAALQAIVEYAYTGTVFISQDTVESLLPAANLLQIKLVLKECCTFLESQLDPGNCIGISRFAETYGCHDLYLAANKYICQNFEDVCQTEEFFELTHAELDEIVSNDCLNVVTEEAVFYALESWIKYDVQERQKYLAQLLHCVRLPLLSVKFLTRLYEANHLIRDDHSCKHLLNEALKYHFMPEHRLSHQTVLMTRPRCAPKVLCAVGGKAGLFACLESVEMYFPQNDSWIGLAPLGIPRYEFGICVLDQKVYVVGGIATHMRQGINHRKHENSVENWDPDTNTWTPVERMNESRSTLGVVVLAGELYALGGYDGQSYLQSVEKYIPKVKEWQPVAPMIKTRSCFAAAVLDGMIYAIGGYGPAHMNSVERYDPSKDSWGMVASMADKRINFGVGVMLGFIFVVGGHNGVSHLSSIERYDPHQNQWTVCRPMKEPRTGVGAAIIDNYLYVVGGHSGSSYLNTVQKYDPISDTWLDSAGMIYCRCNFGLTAL